Proteins encoded within one genomic window of Acinetobacter sp. WCHA55:
- a CDS encoding NAD+ synthase, with translation MKSFKIALAQFSPHIGNLEANAQKMLEQANEAKKQNADLIIFPELSSIGYPAEDLLLRPSLTKRTQQVFEQLKTVKDIVMVFGFVNQTEDGQRYNAAAVMKDGQVLGVYNKQNLPNYSVFDEKRYFTEGHQHLVFEYLGHKFGVLICEDVWSLSTVQQLAQLNVETALVLNASPYEVGKPQHRVETMSALAKQMNLNLVYANQVGGQDDLIFDGTSFVIAKDGSIVLQAESFKESLYFAEYEAEQQAFKANALPPALDTMAEIYQSLVMATRDYVQRSGFPGVILGLSGGIDSALTLAIAADAIGADKVQAVMMPYTYTAQISVEDAAEQAKSMGVTFGIAEINPIVNSFMQTLYPFFGNSPADATEENLQARARGTLLMGLSNKFGNLVLSTGNKSELAVGYCTLYGDMVGGFAVLKDVYKTIVFELAKYRNSISEKPVIPERVITRPPSAELRPDQKDQDSLPPYDVLDAILYAYIEEDMSQEDIIAKGFDAEVVAKVIRLVDFNEYKRRQGAIGPRISSRAFSRERRYPIMNGWKAGV, from the coding sequence ATGAAAAGTTTTAAAATTGCACTTGCACAGTTCTCTCCGCATATTGGCAACCTTGAAGCAAATGCCCAAAAAATGTTGGAACAGGCGAATGAAGCAAAAAAACAAAATGCTGATTTAATTATTTTTCCAGAACTTTCGAGCATTGGTTACCCAGCAGAAGATTTACTTCTACGTCCAAGCCTAACCAAACGCACGCAACAAGTTTTTGAACAACTTAAAACAGTAAAAGACATAGTGATGGTCTTTGGTTTTGTCAATCAAACTGAAGATGGTCAACGCTATAACGCCGCTGCGGTCATGAAAGATGGACAAGTTTTGGGTGTGTATAACAAACAAAACTTGCCAAACTATAGCGTGTTTGATGAAAAGCGTTACTTCACCGAAGGGCATCAACACCTTGTTTTTGAATACCTAGGTCATAAGTTTGGTGTGTTGATCTGTGAAGATGTTTGGTCACTTTCGACAGTACAACAACTGGCACAGCTCAATGTAGAAACAGCTTTAGTCTTAAATGCTTCACCATATGAAGTCGGTAAGCCACAGCACCGCGTTGAAACCATGTCTGCACTGGCGAAACAAATGAACCTCAACTTGGTTTATGCCAACCAAGTCGGCGGTCAAGATGACCTGATCTTTGATGGTACAAGCTTTGTGATTGCCAAAGATGGTTCGATTGTACTTCAAGCAGAAAGCTTTAAGGAGTCTCTGTATTTCGCTGAATACGAAGCAGAACAACAAGCCTTTAAGGCCAATGCCTTGCCTCCTGCTTTAGACACTATGGCAGAGATTTATCAAAGCTTAGTGATGGCGACACGCGACTATGTACAACGCTCAGGTTTCCCTGGGGTGATTCTTGGTTTATCAGGTGGGATCGACTCAGCTCTAACCCTTGCTATTGCAGCTGATGCGATTGGTGCCGACAAAGTCCAAGCCGTAATGATGCCATATACCTATACCGCTCAAATCAGTGTAGAAGATGCTGCTGAACAAGCAAAAAGTATGGGGGTGACTTTCGGGATTGCTGAAATCAACCCAATTGTGAACAGCTTTATGCAAACGCTTTATCCGTTCTTTGGCAACAGCCCTGCGGATGCAACTGAAGAAAACTTACAGGCACGTGCCCGCGGTACATTGCTGATGGGTTTATCAAACAAATTTGGTAATTTAGTCCTATCTACAGGCAACAAATCAGAATTGGCTGTGGGCTACTGCACGCTCTATGGTGACATGGTGGGTGGTTTTGCCGTACTGAAAGATGTATATAAAACCATTGTGTTTGAACTTGCAAAATACCGTAATAGCATTTCAGAAAAACCTGTGATTCCTGAGCGTGTGATTACTCGTCCACCTTCAGCAGAGTTACGTCCAGATCAAAAAGACCAAGACTCTTTACCACCATATGATGTGCTGGATGCCATTTTGTATGCCTATATCGAAGAAGATATGAGCCAAGAAGACATCATTGCCAAAGGCTTTGATGCTGAAGTGGTTGCAAAAGTGATTCGTTTGGTTGATTTCAATGAATACAAACGTCGCCAAGGTGCAATTGGTCCGCGTATCAGCTCACGCGCATTTAGCCGTGAACGTCGCTACCCGATTATGAATGGCTGGAAAGCTGGCGTGTAA
- a CDS encoding type IV secretion protein Rhs, which yields MDLWSVIVWFQPLLQKIQQKFELKNRPLTEAEKKLAKSIFGNSLNMDSVRIIAHRAVLPHYAISPNGYVYFNIKDWCENFADQPIHQQAWLIHELTHVWQIQQGFAVVRKALFNRQYRYALKQGKQFLSYGIEQQAQMVQDYFLKKHYGEECSAYEQCIPFVAHKASF from the coding sequence ATGGATTTATGGAGTGTGATTGTGTGGTTTCAACCGCTTTTACAAAAAATACAGCAAAAGTTTGAACTTAAAAACCGTCCTTTGACTGAAGCTGAAAAAAAGCTCGCCAAGAGTATTTTTGGGAACAGTCTGAACATGGATTCGGTTCGAATTATCGCGCATCGGGCAGTGCTGCCACATTATGCGATTAGCCCGAATGGATATGTGTATTTTAATATCAAAGACTGGTGCGAAAACTTTGCCGATCAACCAATTCATCAACAAGCCTGGTTGATACATGAGCTGACACATGTTTGGCAAATTCAGCAGGGGTTCGCTGTAGTCCGTAAGGCGCTTTTTAACCGTCAGTACCGTTATGCATTAAAACAAGGGAAGCAGTTTTTAAGCTATGGCATCGAACAACAGGCGCAAATGGTGCAAGACTATTTTCTCAAAAAACACTATGGCGAAGAGTGCTCGGCTTATGAGCAGTGCATTCCCTTTGTGGCACACAAAGCCTCATTCTGA
- a CDS encoding metal-dependent hydrolase, translating to MRIALPLKGKASQIFAGPAFDAEKQSAIIPIRHMKFEFEAEKIDPKFYLNAELASAYFASLSIFLTYGEDLVIDTARYHRDFLTDPILKQRVTSLIGQEALHSKLHEELNDTFKQVDLPVGIFRYLAEIVFDYGFNRLPQPMKLSLMAGIEHFTAVLSEYMMNHEEIFFDSQDEKQRAIWMWHMLEESEHKDIAYDVFQSLSNNYALRIAGFFPALITILLLISVASVFVPFYRKPSNLVSLSYWKDVPRSFSLLFGLKRGVYGSSWMHIFDYLRPSFHPNDYDTSAFLDYYKERLLHPETGVLTPYFTKEFTPVLKS from the coding sequence ATGCGCATCGCTCTTCCATTGAAAGGTAAAGCCAGTCAAATTTTTGCAGGGCCAGCATTTGATGCTGAAAAACAGTCTGCGATTATTCCGATTCGGCATATGAAGTTTGAGTTTGAAGCAGAGAAAATTGACCCTAAATTTTACCTAAATGCGGAGTTGGCGAGTGCTTACTTTGCATCACTCTCGATCTTTTTGACCTATGGTGAAGACTTGGTGATTGATACCGCTCGCTATCACCGGGATTTCCTCACAGACCCCATATTAAAACAACGCGTGACGTCTTTGATTGGTCAGGAGGCACTGCATTCAAAGCTACATGAAGAATTGAACGATACTTTTAAACAGGTAGATTTACCCGTTGGCATTTTCCGCTATTTAGCTGAAATCGTTTTTGATTACGGTTTTAACCGTTTGCCACAACCGATGAAGTTGTCTTTGATGGCGGGCATTGAGCATTTTACAGCAGTGTTGTCTGAATACATGATGAATCATGAAGAGATTTTCTTCGATTCTCAAGATGAAAAACAACGGGCGATTTGGATGTGGCACATGTTAGAGGAATCTGAGCACAAAGACATTGCATATGATGTGTTTCAATCACTTTCTAATAACTATGCCTTACGTATTGCTGGTTTTTTTCCAGCCCTCATCACTATTTTGCTGCTGATTTCAGTGGCGTCAGTTTTTGTCCCGTTTTATCGCAAACCGTCTAATTTGGTGAGTCTCAGTTATTGGAAAGATGTACCGCGGAGTTTCAGTCTCTTGTTTGGGCTGAAAAGAGGTGTTTATGGCAGTAGTTGGATGCATATTTTTGACTATTTACGTCCGAGCTTTCATCCGAATGATTATGACACTTCTGCATTTTTAGATTATTACAAAGAGCGTTTACTACATCCAGAAACAGGAGTGTTAACCCCCTATTTCACCAAAGAATTTACTCCAGTACTGAAATCATAA
- a CDS encoding SDR family NAD(P)-dependent oxidoreductase, protein MGLLSKKNKPSEKAYAVVTGAGSGIGRSFALELAKRGGDVICADIDLSSAQETVDLIQSITSSSAYVVHCDVGLKDSVHALAKQAEQLLGHPVTLLINNAGVGLGGRFDEISLEDWQWCMQVNLWGVIHGCHYFVPKFKQQGFGAIINVASAAGFTAAPEMTAYNVTKSSVLSLSETLSAELRSANIRVNVLCPTLVPTNIMKNGRLPQHYAGLADDLLMNHAFTTSDAVVKKTLNRLDAGKLYTIPQPDAKLFWWVKRASPSLYVKLLGLGYPLFNQITK, encoded by the coding sequence ATGGGACTGTTGAGTAAAAAAAATAAACCAAGTGAAAAGGCATACGCTGTTGTAACGGGTGCAGGCAGTGGAATTGGCCGTAGCTTTGCATTGGAACTGGCAAAGCGCGGTGGTGATGTCATCTGTGCAGATATTGATTTAAGCTCGGCACAGGAGACGGTAGATTTGATTCAGTCAATAACCTCTTCGTCAGCCTATGTGGTGCATTGTGATGTTGGATTAAAAGATTCTGTACACGCTTTGGCGAAGCAAGCAGAACAGCTTTTGGGACATCCTGTCACCTTGCTCATCAATAATGCAGGAGTTGGGCTAGGTGGTAGGTTTGATGAGATATCGTTGGAGGATTGGCAGTGGTGTATGCAAGTCAACCTGTGGGGAGTAATTCATGGTTGCCACTATTTTGTACCCAAATTTAAACAGCAAGGTTTTGGTGCCATTATCAATGTGGCATCGGCTGCGGGATTTACAGCTGCTCCAGAAATGACGGCTTATAACGTTACTAAGTCAAGTGTACTGTCATTGTCTGAAACATTGTCGGCAGAGCTACGTAGTGCCAATATTCGGGTCAATGTGCTTTGTCCAACTTTGGTTCCCACCAATATTATGAAGAATGGGCGTTTACCTCAGCATTATGCGGGTCTGGCGGATGATTTATTGATGAACCATGCGTTTACCACCAGTGATGCTGTAGTCAAGAAAACACTGAATCGTTTAGATGCAGGCAAGCTTTATACCATTCCACAACCTGATGCCAAACTGTTCTGGTGGGTGAAACGTGCATCGCCAAGCTTATACGTCAAGCTTTTAGGTCTCGGTTATCCACTGTTTAATCAAATCACAAAATAA
- a CDS encoding flavin-containing monooxygenase: MEMQLEIEQADVQVSSDQMQDQTTTSKSVEAQPKQARKKAVLNPKTVHTYDTIVVGAGISGIAAAYKMKQVGYQDYLVLEKAESVGGTWRDNNYPGCGCDVPSALYSFSFAPSHQWSHLFAKQPEILSYLEQVVEQFELQDKIRFQHELLSAKWDEEAGIWQLETSQGAYQARTVIFSTGPITEPSLPNIKGIAGFKGEMFHSARWKHDYDLTGKRVAVIGTGASAIQFIPQIQPLAKELIVFQRTAPWVLPKADMQLNASVKSLVAKFPMIQQGWRKSVSSILNGINFGLRHPSLLEPVNFLSRQLLKLQIQDDDLRKAVTPNFSIGCKRLLFANNYYPALQQDNVTLLPQGLVEIDGQGVIAANGERFEVDVIIWGTGFEVAHPPIGQRVWNAQGERLADLWKGSSPEAYLGTSLENVPNAFLVLGPNILVYDSFIGIAEAQIQYIVDGLLKMKQQGFKRMMVKRDVLRYHNAKVQTHLKTTVFNRGGCSSYYLDQNGRNFAAWPWSLAELKQHLSALELKNYDIVKA, translated from the coding sequence ATAGAAATGCAATTAGAGATAGAGCAAGCAGATGTGCAAGTGTCATCTGATCAAATGCAAGATCAAACGACAACGTCAAAAAGTGTGGAAGCTCAACCTAAGCAGGCTCGTAAAAAGGCTGTACTTAACCCTAAAACCGTACATACGTACGATACCATTGTTGTAGGTGCTGGGATTTCGGGGATTGCTGCGGCTTATAAAATGAAACAAGTCGGCTATCAGGATTATCTGGTTTTAGAAAAGGCGGAGAGCGTTGGTGGTACTTGGCGCGATAATAATTACCCCGGCTGTGGTTGTGATGTACCTTCGGCGTTGTATTCATTTTCCTTTGCACCTAGTCATCAATGGAGCCACTTATTTGCGAAACAACCTGAAATTTTAAGTTACTTGGAGCAGGTGGTTGAGCAGTTTGAGCTACAAGACAAAATCCGTTTTCAGCATGAGTTGCTCAGTGCAAAGTGGGATGAAGAGGCGGGCATTTGGCAACTCGAAACCTCTCAGGGGGCATATCAAGCACGAACCGTAATCTTTAGTACAGGGCCGATTACAGAACCATCCTTACCTAACATTAAAGGGATAGCGGGGTTTAAAGGAGAAATGTTCCATTCAGCCCGTTGGAAACATGACTATGACTTAACAGGAAAGCGGGTTGCAGTGATTGGAACAGGCGCATCGGCCATTCAGTTTATTCCGCAAATTCAGCCGTTGGCGAAAGAGCTGATCGTATTTCAGCGTACTGCGCCGTGGGTCTTACCCAAAGCCGATATGCAACTGAATGCAAGCGTGAAATCGTTGGTGGCTAAATTCCCGATGATTCAGCAAGGCTGGAGGAAGAGTGTTTCCAGTATTTTAAATGGGATCAACTTTGGGCTACGTCATCCATCACTGCTTGAGCCAGTCAATTTTTTAAGCCGTCAATTATTGAAATTGCAAATACAGGATGACGACTTACGTAAAGCTGTAACGCCTAACTTTTCGATTGGCTGTAAGCGGCTTTTATTTGCCAATAATTATTATCCAGCACTGCAACAAGACAATGTCACGCTGTTGCCACAAGGTTTGGTCGAGATTGATGGACAGGGTGTTATTGCTGCAAATGGTGAGCGATTTGAAGTCGATGTCATTATCTGGGGAACCGGTTTTGAAGTGGCACACCCTCCAATTGGACAACGCGTATGGAATGCCCAAGGTGAGCGATTGGCCGACCTTTGGAAGGGCAGTTCTCCAGAGGCGTACTTGGGGACAAGTTTGGAAAATGTGCCGAATGCTTTTTTGGTACTGGGGCCAAATATCTTGGTGTATGACTCTTTTATTGGGATTGCCGAAGCGCAGATTCAGTACATTGTAGATGGTCTACTAAAAATGAAGCAGCAAGGCTTTAAACGTATGATGGTGAAACGAGATGTTCTACGTTATCACAATGCCAAGGTGCAAACTCATTTGAAAACCACCGTATTTAACCGAGGTGGCTGCTCAAGCTATTATTTAGACCAAAATGGGCGTAACTTCGCGGCTTGGCCGTGGTCCTTGGCCGAGTTAAAGCAACATTTATCTGCACTTGAGCTAAAAAACTACGATATTGTTAAAGCTTAG
- the gltA gene encoding citrate synthase, with translation MSEATGKKAVLQLDGKEIELPIYSGTLGPDVIDVKDVLAAGHFTFDPGFMATAACESKITFIDGNKGVLLHRGYPIDQLATKADYLETCYLLLNGELPTAEQKEVFDAKVRNHTMVHDQVSRFFNGFRRDAHPMAIMVGVVGALSAFYHNNLDIENVDHREITAIRLIAKVPTLAAWSYKYTVGQPFVYPRNDLSYAENFLYMMFATPADRDYKVDPILAKAMDRIFTLHADHEQNASTSTVRLAGSTGANPYACIAAGISALWGPAHGGANEAVLKMLDEIGTVENVADFMEKVKTKEVKLMGFGHRVYKNFDPRAKVMKETCDEVLGALGINDPQLALAMELERIALSDEYFIKRNLYPNVDFYSGIILKAIGIPTEMFTVIFALARTVGWISHWLEMHSGPYKIGRPRQLYTGEVQRDINR, from the coding sequence ATGTCTGAAGCAACTGGCAAAAAAGCCGTTTTACAGCTTGATGGCAAAGAAATTGAATTACCAATTTACAGCGGCACATTGGGCCCAGATGTAATCGACGTTAAGGATGTATTGGCCGCAGGTCACTTCACTTTTGATCCTGGTTTTATGGCTACTGCTGCATGCGAGTCTAAAATCACTTTCATCGACGGTAACAAAGGTGTGCTTTTACACCGTGGCTACCCAATCGACCAGCTAGCAACTAAAGCTGACTACTTAGAAACTTGCTACTTGCTTCTCAATGGCGAGCTTCCAACAGCTGAACAAAAAGAAGTATTTGATGCTAAAGTTCGTAACCATACCATGGTTCACGATCAAGTTAGCCGCTTCTTCAATGGTTTCCGTCGCGACGCTCACCCTATGGCAATCATGGTTGGTGTAGTTGGTGCGCTTTCTGCGTTCTATCACAACAACTTAGACATCGAAAATGTTGATCACCGTGAAATTACAGCGATCCGCTTAATTGCTAAAGTCCCTACTTTGGCTGCGTGGAGCTACAAGTACACTGTAGGTCAACCATTCGTTTACCCACGTAACGACTTAAGCTACGCTGAAAACTTCTTGTACATGATGTTTGCTACTCCAGCAGACCGTGATTACAAAGTAGATCCTATCCTTGCTAAAGCAATGGACCGTATCTTCACTCTTCACGCTGACCATGAACAAAATGCTTCTACGTCTACAGTACGTTTAGCGGGTTCTACTGGCGCGAATCCATACGCATGTATCGCTGCAGGTATCTCTGCACTTTGGGGCCCTGCTCACGGCGGCGCGAACGAAGCTGTTCTTAAGATGCTTGATGAAATCGGCACTGTAGAGAACGTTGCTGACTTCATGGAAAAAGTGAAAACTAAAGAAGTTAAACTCATGGGCTTCGGTCACCGTGTGTACAAAAACTTCGATCCACGTGCGAAAGTAATGAAAGAAACTTGCGACGAAGTTCTTGGTGCGCTTGGCATCAACGATCCACAGCTTGCGCTTGCTATGGAACTTGAACGTATCGCGCTTTCTGATGAGTACTTCATCAAACGTAACTTATACCCGAACGTAGACTTCTACTCAGGTATCATCCTTAAAGCGATTGGTATCCCGACAGAAATGTTTACAGTGATCTTCGCTCTTGCACGTACTGTTGGTTGGATCAGCCACTGGTTAGAAATGCACAGCGGTCCGTACAAGATCGGTCGTCCTCGTCAGCTTTACACTGGCGAAGTTCAACGCGACATCAACCGTTAA
- the sdhC gene encoding succinate dehydrogenase, cytochrome b556 subunit produces the protein MPAVKSNRPVNLSMGQVLEVNLKSPVAIASILHRLSGVIVFLLVPVLLWILDKSLSSPEGFAQVQAIFNSFIVRFVVWVFVAGLIFHFIAGVKHLLADLGFAEELQSGRVAATISLILSAIGIVAAFVWIVI, from the coding sequence ATGCCCGCTGTGAAAAGCAACAGACCTGTCAATTTGTCCATGGGTCAAGTTTTAGAAGTAAACTTAAAATCCCCTGTGGCTATTGCATCAATCTTACACCGTCTATCAGGTGTCATCGTATTTTTACTCGTACCGGTACTTCTATGGATCTTAGACAAATCACTGTCTTCGCCTGAAGGTTTTGCTCAAGTTCAGGCTATTTTTAATAGCTTCATTGTGCGTTTTGTCGTATGGGTATTTGTAGCCGGCTTAATTTTCCACTTTATTGCGGGTGTTAAGCATTTACTTGCGGATCTTGGTTTTGCTGAAGAACTGCAAAGTGGTCGTGTCGCAGCTACTATTTCATTGATCTTGTCTGCAATCGGTATCGTTGCGGCATTTGTATGGATTGTTATCTAA
- the sdhD gene encoding succinate dehydrogenase, hydrophobic membrane anchor protein, producing MKSATGLTGSGSRDWFIQRVSAVVLAVYTVVVLGWILCNGGFSYEQWYGFMMTAPMKILSLLAVLSLVAHAWIGMWQVFTDYVTTRQMGPSASGLRLVLTSAVIIAVFAYAIWAIQIFWAN from the coding sequence ATGAAAAGTGCTACTGGTTTAACGGGTTCAGGTTCTCGTGATTGGTTTATCCAACGCGTAAGCGCTGTCGTATTAGCAGTTTATACAGTTGTTGTATTAGGTTGGATCCTATGCAATGGCGGTTTTAGCTACGAACAGTGGTACGGCTTTATGATGACAGCTCCAATGAAGATCTTATCTTTATTAGCAGTCTTATCTCTTGTTGCACATGCATGGATTGGTATGTGGCAGGTATTCACTGACTATGTGACTACTCGTCAAATGGGTCCTTCAGCTTCAGGTTTACGCCTTGTACTGACTTCAGCAGTAATTATTGCTGTATTTGCATATGCGATCTGGGCTATCCAGATTTTTTGGGCGAATTGA
- a CDS encoding FAD-binding protein — MGAITPKEDYTNIPHETFDAVIVGGGGSGMRASYQLAQAGLKVAVLTKVFPTRSHTVAAQGGIGASLGNMQEDNWHYHFYDTVKGSDWLGDQDAIEFMTREAPQVVYELEHLGMPFDRNADGTIYQRPFGGHSANYGEKAVPRACAAADRTGHALLHTLYQSNVKMGTQFFVEWIALDLIRNEAGDVLGVTAYDQETGKIAVFQAKATLFATGGAGRVYRASTNAYINTGDGLGMAARAGIPLQDMEFWQFHPTGVAGAGVLLTEGCRGEGAILRNDAGEPFMERYAPTLKDLAPRDFVSRSMDQEIKEGRGCGPKKDYILLDMTHLGAETIMKRLPSVFEIGKKFANVDITKEPIPVVPTIHYQMGGIPTNIHGQVVVPEGSETQAFAAHYDKDSDIYSTNAGDRNFTKPVKGFYAIGECSCVSVHGANRLGTNSLLDLVVFGKAAGEHIIDYVTKHHGDEYQPLPTTVLEQTVARIRKLDDSTTGENAQEVADAIRDIVQDHAGVFRTTALLEEGVKQILAIEPRVRNIHLKDKSKVFNTARVEALEVENLYEVAKATLISAAARKECRGAHTVVDFEESPDHPAYPYGRRDDEWMKHTLWFSSDNRLEYKPVRYKPLSVAAIPPKPRTF, encoded by the coding sequence ATGGGCGCTATAACCCCTAAAGAAGATTACACAAATATTCCACACGAAACTTTCGATGCAGTCATCGTTGGTGGTGGTGGTTCAGGTATGCGCGCGTCTTACCAACTTGCTCAAGCTGGTTTAAAAGTTGCGGTTCTGACTAAAGTATTCCCAACACGTTCACACACTGTTGCAGCGCAGGGTGGTATTGGTGCATCTCTTGGTAACATGCAAGAAGATAACTGGCACTACCACTTCTACGACACTGTTAAAGGTTCTGACTGGTTAGGCGACCAAGACGCGATCGAGTTTATGACGCGTGAAGCGCCTCAAGTTGTATATGAACTTGAACATCTAGGTATGCCATTTGACCGTAACGCAGACGGTACGATTTACCAACGTCCATTCGGTGGTCACTCTGCAAACTACGGTGAAAAAGCAGTTCCACGTGCATGTGCTGCAGCTGACCGTACAGGTCACGCACTTCTACACACGCTTTATCAAAGCAACGTGAAAATGGGTACTCAATTCTTCGTTGAATGGATTGCACTTGATTTAATCCGTAACGAAGCAGGCGATGTACTTGGTGTAACTGCGTATGACCAAGAAACGGGTAAAATTGCAGTATTCCAAGCCAAAGCGACCTTATTTGCTACTGGTGGTGCAGGTCGTGTTTATCGTGCATCAACAAACGCTTATATCAACACTGGTGACGGTCTTGGTATGGCTGCTCGCGCAGGTATTCCATTGCAAGATATGGAATTCTGGCAATTCCACCCTACAGGTGTTGCGGGCGCAGGTGTATTGCTGACTGAAGGTTGTCGTGGTGAAGGTGCAATCCTTCGTAATGATGCAGGCGAGCCATTCATGGAACGCTATGCACCAACTTTAAAAGACTTGGCACCGCGTGACTTCGTATCACGTTCTATGGACCAAGAAATTAAAGAAGGTCGTGGTTGTGGTCCGAAGAAAGACTACATCTTGCTTGATATGACGCACTTGGGTGCTGAAACAATCATGAAACGTCTTCCATCTGTATTTGAGATTGGTAAGAAATTCGCGAACGTTGACATCACGAAAGAGCCAATTCCTGTAGTACCAACAATCCATTATCAAATGGGTGGTATTCCAACGAATATCCACGGTCAAGTGGTTGTGCCTGAAGGTTCTGAAACTCAAGCATTTGCTGCGCATTATGACAAAGATAGCGATATCTATTCGACTAATGCAGGCGATCGTAACTTTACGAAACCTGTTAAAGGCTTCTATGCAATTGGTGAGTGTTCTTGCGTGTCTGTACATGGTGCAAACCGTTTGGGTACGAACTCGCTATTAGACTTGGTTGTATTTGGTAAAGCTGCAGGTGAGCACATCATCGACTACGTGACTAAACATCATGGTGATGAATACCAACCGCTTCCTACGACTGTGCTTGAGCAAACTGTTGCACGTATCCGTAAATTGGATGACTCAACAACTGGTGAGAATGCTCAAGAAGTTGCAGATGCAATCCGCGACATCGTACAAGATCATGCTGGTGTATTCCGTACAACTGCACTTCTTGAAGAAGGCGTGAAGCAAATTCTTGCGATTGAACCGCGTGTACGCAATATTCACTTGAAAGACAAATCTAAAGTCTTTAACACTGCGCGTGTAGAAGCTTTAGAAGTTGAAAACTTGTATGAAGTGGCTAAAGCAACATTGATTTCAGCTGCAGCTCGTAAAGAGTGTCGTGGTGCGCATACGGTTGTAGACTTTGAAGAGTCGCCTGATCACCCAGCTTACCCATATGGTCGTCGTGATGATGAGTGGATGAAGCACACATTATGGTTCTCTAGCGATAATCGTCTTGAGTACAAGCCAGTACGTTATAAGCCTTTGTCTGTTGCTGCAATTCCACCTAAACCACGTACATTCTAA
- a CDS encoding succinate dehydrogenase iron-sulfur subunit, with protein MSRGTRTFNIYRYDPDKDAAPYMQTFKLELTDKHRMLLDALLALKVQDESLTFRRSCREGICGSDGVNINGKNGLACLWNLNDLPEVITVRPLPGLPVVKDLVVDMNQFYDQYNKIHPFLINNQPAPPKERLQSPEEREHLDGLYECILCACCSTSCPSFWWNPDKFLGPSALLNAYRFIIDSRDTATQERLARLDDPFSLFRCKGIMNCVSVCPKGLNPTKAIGHIRNMLLDVAG; from the coding sequence ATGAGTAGAGGTACTCGTACATTTAATATCTACCGCTACGATCCTGATAAGGATGCAGCGCCGTACATGCAAACTTTCAAGTTAGAGTTGACTGATAAGCACCGTATGTTGCTTGATGCACTTCTTGCTTTGAAAGTACAGGATGAATCATTAACATTCCGTCGCTCATGCCGTGAAGGTATTTGTGGGTCGGATGGTGTGAACATTAATGGTAAAAATGGTTTAGCGTGTCTTTGGAATCTAAACGACTTACCAGAAGTGATCACAGTTCGTCCTTTACCTGGTTTGCCAGTGGTTAAAGATTTAGTTGTGGATATGAATCAGTTCTACGATCAGTACAATAAAATTCATCCATTCCTGATCAACAACCAACCTGCACCACCAAAAGAGCGTTTACAGTCTCCTGAAGAGCGTGAACACTTAGATGGTTTATACGAATGTATTCTTTGTGCATGTTGTTCAACTTCATGCCCATCATTCTGGTGGAACCCAGACAAGTTCTTGGGACCTTCTGCATTGTTGAATGCATACCGTTTTATCATCGACTCTCGTGATACAGCGACTCAAGAGCGTTTGGCTCGTCTAGACGACCCATTCTCATTATTCCGTTGTAAAGGCATCATGAACTGTGTATCAGTGTGTCCTAAAGGTTTGAACCCAACTAAAGCAATCGGTCACATCCGTAACATGCTTTTAGATGTAGCGGGTTAA